A window of Terriglobus sp. RCC_193 contains these coding sequences:
- a CDS encoding GGDEF domain-containing protein, producing the protein MDRRTLFTVQAGLLLFLGGVIFASSYFQSRNRRDKGAAWFAAAYFCAGLGLGLQAYRDFIPAIFSILCGNGLFLMFGPLTNRALAKTTDQKHDYFILLLLLNAATLINYAYYTWWQPNVLLRTIEAVPIVAVMYLACVDLILRNKDEIIRPAMRAMVACFILQALPNFVRIGLAWKYHVADAWYAWSGIITIAGLALSYLWVGNLRMHAELERTAMTDPLTGLFNRRALDVFAIRELERARRRDLPCSALMMDVDRFKQINDGLGHAAGDASLCAVADTLLKTLRLTDIATRLGGDEFFVLLPDCDETHAGEIVMRLKSAISALHLKTMSEVEFTITASIGCITLRGQNATLEELLHGSDVMLYREKQASRSETTSEMKPQPVAVTIPRRAQPYNA; encoded by the coding sequence ATGGACCGACGGACATTATTCACGGTGCAGGCCGGTCTGCTGCTCTTTTTGGGCGGCGTCATTTTTGCGTCCTCGTATTTTCAGTCACGAAACCGCCGCGACAAAGGTGCCGCGTGGTTTGCCGCAGCCTATTTCTGCGCCGGACTGGGGCTTGGGCTGCAGGCATATCGCGACTTTATCCCTGCTATTTTCAGCATCCTGTGTGGCAACGGGCTGTTCCTGATGTTCGGTCCGCTGACAAACCGGGCCCTTGCCAAAACCACCGACCAGAAGCATGACTATTTCATTCTGCTGCTGCTGCTGAACGCAGCTACGCTGATAAATTACGCCTACTACACGTGGTGGCAGCCCAACGTATTGCTTCGAACCATTGAGGCCGTTCCCATTGTCGCGGTTATGTACTTAGCCTGCGTCGACCTGATTTTGCGGAACAAGGACGAAATCATCCGCCCTGCCATGCGGGCCATGGTCGCGTGTTTCATCCTGCAGGCGCTGCCAAACTTTGTCCGCATCGGCTTGGCCTGGAAGTATCATGTCGCGGATGCGTGGTACGCCTGGAGCGGCATCATTACCATCGCGGGCCTGGCTCTCAGCTACCTGTGGGTTGGCAATCTGCGGATGCATGCCGAGCTGGAGCGCACGGCTATGACCGATCCGCTGACAGGCCTGTTCAATCGGCGCGCCCTGGACGTGTTTGCCATCCGCGAGCTGGAACGTGCCCGCCGCCGTGATCTGCCGTGCTCCGCGCTCATGATGGATGTGGACCGCTTCAAGCAGATCAATGATGGTCTGGGCCATGCCGCGGGCGACGCTTCTCTATGTGCTGTCGCGGACACGCTGCTGAAGACACTGCGTCTTACCGATATCGCCACACGTCTTGGTGGCGACGAGTTCTTCGTTCTGCTGCCAGACTGCGATGAAACTCATGCGGGCGAAATCGTAATGAGACTGAAGTCAGCCATCAGCGCACTGCACTTGAAGACCATGAGCGAAGTGGAATTCACCATCACCGCCAGCATTGGCTGCATCACCCTGCGCGGACAGAACGCTACGCTGGAAGAACTGCTCCACGGCAGCGACGTCATGCTCTACCGCGAAAAGCAGGCCTCGCGCTCGGAAACCACCTCCGAAATGAAGCCGCAACCTGTCGCTGTGACCATTCCACGCCGCGCACAGCCTTACAACGCGTAG
- a CDS encoding GGDEF domain-containing protein yields the protein MIYRMYGLLLLSTGFAVAMLYRAIQTQKIDRSAYWIAASCCCGGAGLVALSTTSNVLHWIGIILFVATPSLLHVAIGSATRQSTRRTLPWMAGIATVCFLWTVILNIMFPDWILRRAPAILSIPFMQAGNIWFLLRHKDSPTRLANIAMALFLFLHIVVFALRSDDILMDASHERWLTYAGMTIVVGLGGSFLGMEALRSRHEMERLAMTDPLTGLLNRRALEVVAHRELQRCIRLDKSCSALMMDIDRFKEINDAMGHAAGDAALRAVAEVLQSMLRPTDAVITRHGGDEFFVLLPEYGEDNAEWIANQIRQGVAECRLLAVDDTPFRIQVSIGVTTCSKHDMTVQDLLHASDILLYREKQISRSQEAAMLLKDQRAEGGAHVHPSNA from the coding sequence TTGATCTACCGCATGTACGGTTTGCTGCTCCTCTCCACGGGTTTTGCTGTGGCGATGCTTTATCGCGCAATCCAGACGCAAAAGATCGATCGTTCCGCATACTGGATTGCCGCAAGCTGTTGCTGCGGCGGCGCAGGTCTGGTGGCCCTGAGCACCACTTCGAACGTGCTTCACTGGATTGGCATCATCCTCTTCGTTGCCACACCTTCCCTTTTGCACGTTGCCATAGGCTCTGCCACACGGCAGAGCACGCGCCGGACGCTTCCATGGATGGCCGGCATCGCCACAGTCTGCTTCCTGTGGACTGTCATTCTGAACATCATGTTCCCCGACTGGATCCTGCGACGTGCGCCGGCCATTCTTTCCATCCCGTTCATGCAGGCAGGAAACATCTGGTTTCTGTTGCGCCACAAGGACAGCCCCACGCGACTGGCGAATATCGCCATGGCCCTCTTTCTGTTTCTGCATATTGTGGTCTTTGCGCTGCGCAGTGACGACATCCTTATGGATGCTTCCCATGAACGCTGGCTGACCTATGCGGGCATGACCATCGTGGTGGGATTAGGTGGCAGCTTCCTGGGCATGGAGGCCCTGCGTTCCCGCCACGAAATGGAACGCCTTGCCATGACTGACCCCCTGACTGGACTGCTGAACCGGCGTGCGCTGGAGGTGGTGGCGCACCGCGAATTGCAGCGGTGCATTCGCCTGGACAAATCCTGCTCCGCCCTGATGATGGATATCGACCGCTTCAAGGAGATTAACGACGCCATGGGCCATGCCGCGGGCGACGCAGCGCTGCGGGCCGTGGCGGAGGTTCTGCAATCCATGCTCCGCCCGACCGATGCTGTCATTACCCGGCACGGCGGCGATGAGTTCTTCGTTCTACTGCCCGAATACGGCGAAGACAACGCTGAATGGATCGCGAACCAGATCCGGCAGGGCGTTGCTGAATGCAGATTGCTCGCCGTGGACGACACGCCTTTTCGCATCCAGGTCAGTATCGGGGTGACCACCTGTTCCAAACATGACATGACGGTGCAAGACCTTCTGCACGCCAGCGACATCCTCCTCTATCGCGAGAAGCAGATCAGCCGCAGCCAGGAAGCCGCAATGCTTTTGAAAGATCAGCGCGCAGAAGGCGGCGCCCACGTCCATCCTTCCAACGCATAA
- a CDS encoding regulatory protein RecX translates to MAFGRQRGTRPPLDRDRLMEYALKSLGARMQSVRDLRRKLSDRAEPGPSGAEAVDWVLAKLQELRYLSDDRFAADFTRLRQENRSFGRRRVQQDLQAKGIASEVIQTTLDEAYEGVDEQALVRQHLERRRIATPTDEKSTARVLRRLTAAGFSSKAIFAVLRSLKSGEEALDRAEADASDDLA, encoded by the coding sequence ATGGCATTCGGACGTCAACGTGGCACACGCCCACCGCTGGACCGGGATCGGTTGATGGAGTACGCGCTGAAATCGCTTGGCGCACGGATGCAAAGTGTTCGCGACCTGCGCCGCAAGCTGTCCGATCGGGCTGAACCGGGGCCGTCCGGGGCGGAAGCGGTGGACTGGGTGCTGGCAAAGCTGCAGGAGCTGCGCTACCTCTCCGACGATCGTTTTGCAGCGGATTTCACGCGGCTGCGACAGGAGAATCGGAGCTTCGGACGGCGACGTGTGCAGCAGGATCTGCAGGCCAAGGGGATTGCGTCAGAAGTAATTCAAACCACGCTGGATGAGGCCTACGAAGGCGTGGATGAACAGGCACTGGTGCGGCAGCATCTGGAACGGCGACGCATCGCCACGCCGACGGATGAAAAAAGTACAGCGCGTGTTCTGCGCCGGTTAACGGCAGCGGGCTTTTCTTCTAAGGCGATCTTTGCGGTGCTGCGAAGTTTGAAGAGCGGCGAAGAAGCTCTGGACCGTGCCGAAGCGGATGCCTCGGACGATCTGGCCTGA
- a CDS encoding Gfo/Idh/MocA family protein, with translation MLTRREFSRNAVATAAGLAFTTTANSYARILGSNDRVNVAVIGLNSRAYAHLSSLKTNQSAVNITHVVDVDSKILAKYAAATEKDFGVAPKADKDFRKTLEQKDVDAITIATPDHWHTPLAIYGLKAGKHVYVEKPCSQNLHETELLIAAQKKYGKVVVMGNQQHSSDYTRDMVEQVRGGNLIGRAYYAKTWYTNERKSIGVGKPIPVPDTLDWNLWQGPAPRQAYKDNIHPYNWHWFHVWGTGEALNNGTHELDVARWFLDVKYPQRVSVSGGRYHFKDDWEFYDTLNASFEYDNKLIEWECLCCNHLRYWGRDRGTAVVGTEGTVIIDRDGYEIHDLKGKTVKEWKVPKAGKTSSMDTVGRDSMTDVHFKNWLDCIKDSSTKQDQPIEDAARSVGTLLMANVAYDLKKELKVNPETGTFVNDPAATAKRKRTYEKGWEPTV, from the coding sequence ATGCTCACGCGCCGCGAATTTTCCCGCAACGCCGTCGCCACTGCCGCCGGTCTTGCTTTCACCACCACCGCAAACAGCTATGCACGCATTCTGGGCTCCAATGACCGAGTGAACGTGGCGGTGATCGGCCTCAACAGCCGCGCCTACGCGCACCTGAGCAGCCTGAAGACAAACCAGTCCGCCGTCAACATCACGCATGTCGTCGACGTGGATTCCAAGATCCTGGCCAAGTATGCCGCCGCCACCGAGAAGGATTTCGGTGTTGCGCCCAAGGCAGACAAGGACTTCCGCAAGACGCTGGAGCAGAAGGATGTGGACGCCATCACCATTGCCACGCCTGACCACTGGCACACGCCGCTGGCCATCTACGGCCTGAAGGCAGGCAAGCACGTCTACGTCGAAAAGCCCTGCAGCCAGAACCTCCACGAGACTGAGTTGCTGATCGCCGCGCAGAAGAAGTACGGCAAGGTCGTCGTGATGGGCAACCAGCAGCACTCCTCTGACTACACGCGTGACATGGTGGAGCAGGTACGGGGTGGCAACCTGATCGGTCGCGCGTACTACGCCAAGACCTGGTACACCAACGAGCGCAAGAGCATTGGCGTGGGCAAGCCCATTCCCGTGCCGGACACGCTCGACTGGAACCTGTGGCAGGGACCGGCTCCGCGCCAGGCGTACAAGGACAACATTCACCCGTACAACTGGCACTGGTTCCACGTCTGGGGCACAGGTGAGGCTCTGAACAATGGCACTCATGAACTCGACGTTGCGCGCTGGTTCCTGGATGTGAAGTATCCGCAGCGCGTCTCCGTATCGGGTGGTCGCTATCACTTCAAGGACGATTGGGAATTTTATGACACCCTCAACGCCAGCTTCGAATACGACAACAAGCTGATCGAGTGGGAGTGCCTCTGCTGCAACCATCTCCGTTACTGGGGACGTGATCGTGGCACCGCCGTGGTTGGCACGGAAGGCACCGTCATCATTGATCGCGACGGCTACGAAATCCACGACCTGAAGGGCAAGACCGTGAAGGAGTGGAAGGTGCCCAAGGCTGGCAAGACCAGCAGCATGGACACCGTGGGCCGCGACAGCATGACCGACGTCCACTTCAAGAACTGGCTCGACTGCATCAAGGACAGCAGCACGAAGCAGGACCAGCCGATTGAAGATGCGGCACGCTCCGTGGGCACGCTGCTGATGGCCAACGTGGCTTATGACCTGAAGAAGGAACTGAAGGTGAACCCGGAGACGGGCACCTTCGTCAACGACCCCGCCGCAACGGCAAAGCGCAAACGCACCTACGAAAAAGGCTGGGAGCCGACGGTCTAA
- a CDS encoding sugar phosphate isomerase/epimerase family protein, with amino-acid sequence MSHRTFTRRTALKGLGLAAATSATPRFLSAMAPKPSPIRLGIASYTFREFKQPQQLVDFMHQLNLKNINLKDFHLPMGPLDEVKKNADWYRSQGLVITGGGTIYFQKDEDEDIKAKFDYAKAAGFPIIIGAPSHAALERVASFVKKYDIKLAIHNHGPEDKEWPSPQDILAKIGKLDKRVGFCVDVGHTMRAGKDVPETIKEVGSRLYCIHMKDLAEKDKKDSQVAVGEGIMPVKQIFETLIKIKYQGCVDLEYEINGKDPMPGVTKSIAYERKVLEEMGYSA; translated from the coding sequence ATGTCGCATCGTACGTTTACGCGTCGCACCGCTCTCAAAGGGCTTGGTCTTGCTGCAGCGACGTCCGCAACACCGCGTTTTCTTTCCGCAATGGCGCCGAAGCCTTCGCCCATCCGGCTGGGCATTGCCAGCTATACCTTCCGCGAGTTCAAGCAGCCACAACAGCTTGTGGACTTCATGCACCAGCTGAACCTGAAGAACATCAACCTGAAGGATTTTCACCTGCCTATGGGACCGCTGGATGAGGTGAAGAAGAATGCCGACTGGTATCGCAGCCAGGGCCTTGTGATCACTGGCGGTGGCACCATCTACTTCCAGAAGGATGAGGACGAGGACATCAAGGCGAAGTTTGACTATGCCAAGGCTGCGGGCTTCCCGATCATTATCGGAGCACCCTCGCATGCGGCTCTGGAACGTGTGGCAAGCTTTGTGAAGAAGTACGACATCAAGCTGGCCATCCACAATCACGGACCGGAAGACAAGGAATGGCCATCGCCACAGGACATTCTCGCGAAGATCGGCAAGCTGGATAAGCGTGTGGGCTTCTGCGTGGACGTAGGTCACACGATGCGCGCAGGCAAGGATGTCCCCGAGACGATCAAGGAAGTCGGCTCGCGCCTCTACTGCATCCACATGAAGGATCTGGCCGAGAAGGACAAGAAGGACAGCCAGGTAGCCGTGGGCGAAGGCATTATGCCGGTGAAGCAAATCTTCGAAACGCTGATCAAAATCAAGTATCAGGGCTGCGTCGATCTGGAATATGAGATCAACGGCAAGGACCCGATGCCGGGCGTGACCAAGAGCATCGCTTACGAGCGCAAGGTGCTGGAAGAGATGGGATACTCGGCGTAA
- a CDS encoding Gfo/Idh/MocA family protein — MARYLPWSEYKVSANESVNRREFFRRAGAMGMLGAMSDVMAFAEGGQSNVQHEVVPKQEVPASAESINFAVCGMSHDHIYGMVGAIIRGGGKLVAWHGAEPNKVARFAKAFPNVKQAHSEEEILNDKSIQLVLSSTIANERAPLGIRAMKAGKDFLSDKPGATTLEQVEAIRKTVKETGRIYAILYSELLEVKAAVYAGELVKQGKIGRVIQTINIAPHQIVQGGATNAGNGGADPRPDWFWVPEQYGGILCDIGSHQVEQFLYYTGSTSAEVVESQISNIAHPEHPKFQDFGDMVLRGDKGFGYVRLDWFTPDGLGTWGDGRLFILGTKGYIEVRKYTNVGVNKAGNNLFMVNGTEQKFIDCNNVDLPFGRQFVSDVVHRTHTAQDQAQALLAAELVVRAQKQAKWVKLDQA, encoded by the coding sequence TTGGCACGGTATCTACCCTGGAGTGAATACAAAGTGAGTGCGAACGAGTCTGTCAATCGTCGTGAATTTTTCCGTCGCGCAGGCGCGATGGGAATGCTGGGAGCCATGTCGGACGTAATGGCATTCGCTGAAGGCGGCCAGTCGAATGTGCAGCACGAAGTGGTGCCGAAACAAGAGGTTCCGGCTTCCGCTGAGAGCATCAACTTCGCCGTTTGCGGCATGAGCCATGACCACATCTACGGCATGGTAGGCGCGATCATTCGCGGCGGCGGCAAGCTGGTGGCATGGCATGGTGCAGAGCCGAATAAGGTTGCACGGTTTGCCAAAGCCTTTCCCAATGTGAAGCAGGCGCACAGCGAAGAAGAGATTCTGAACGACAAGAGCATTCAGCTTGTACTGAGCAGCACTATTGCGAATGAGCGTGCGCCGCTGGGCATCCGCGCCATGAAGGCAGGCAAAGACTTCCTTTCGGACAAGCCGGGTGCCACCACGCTGGAGCAGGTGGAAGCCATCCGCAAAACGGTGAAGGAAACCGGCCGCATCTACGCCATCCTGTACAGCGAACTGCTGGAAGTAAAAGCCGCTGTGTACGCGGGCGAACTCGTGAAGCAGGGCAAGATTGGTCGCGTGATCCAGACCATCAACATTGCGCCGCACCAGATCGTGCAGGGCGGAGCGACGAATGCGGGCAACGGTGGCGCTGATCCGCGTCCGGACTGGTTCTGGGTACCGGAGCAGTACGGCGGCATCCTGTGCGATATCGGCTCACACCAGGTGGAGCAGTTTCTCTATTACACCGGCTCTACATCGGCAGAGGTTGTCGAGTCGCAGATCAGCAACATTGCGCATCCGGAACATCCCAAGTTTCAGGACTTCGGTGACATGGTGCTGCGCGGCGATAAGGGCTTCGGCTATGTGCGCCTCGACTGGTTCACGCCGGATGGGCTGGGAACGTGGGGCGATGGCCGCCTCTTCATCCTGGGCACCAAGGGCTACATCGAAGTGCGCAAGTACACCAATGTGGGCGTGAACAAGGCAGGCAACAACCTGTTCATGGTCAACGGCACAGAGCAGAAATTTATCGACTGCAACAATGTCGATCTGCCGTTCGGTCGCCAGTTTGTTTCGGACGTGGTGCATCGCACGCACACCGCGCAGGATCAGGCGCAGGCGTTGCTTGCTGCGGAACTGGTGGTGCGCGCGCAGAAACAGGCGAAGTGGGTCAAGTTGGATCAGGCATAG